In Amia ocellicauda isolate fAmiCal2 chromosome 3, fAmiCal2.hap1, whole genome shotgun sequence, the DNA window TTTAATGATGCTTGCAATGTTTCTCAAAAAGGACCTTTTGAGACAAGGTAGTGACTGAAGAGTGTTTTCATCCCTTTCAGGACATCTGCAGCAAATAGATGCTGGCGGTACTGATTTTGTCACAGGGGCCAACGTCTGCTCTAACGTCTTCTGCATGAACACCAAGAGGGGTTCAACTAAGCAAAAGATGCACAAACTTCCTTGGACGAAAATCCCTGGGAAAATGAAATACTACTCCTGTGGGCCGCACTCCTGCTGGGGGGTGAACAAAGACAGCAATGTCTTCATACGGACAGGGGTCAgtgaaaacaactgtggtgggaGTGGCGATCTGTTCACTGTGAGCGGAGAAATGATGAAAGTGGAGGTGGGCACGGATGGCACTGTTTTTGGGCTGAGCACCACTGGCACAGTCTACCAAAGGTACAGTAAATCAGGACTATATGACTTAATTACTGTTACCAGAATGTCATGACAGTGCTTGGGTGCATATTTTCTTCAGTAAAGGATCTATTGTGGAGGCAGCTTCTTTTAAACTCTGATTTGATTCCTCTGCGTTTGGCAAATATGATGTAAGTCTAAAACGTTGCTAAGAGAAGTACGTATGAAAGTATGAGTAATCCTTCCATGCTAAGGGGGCAACAAGGTACTGAGTGATGCGAAGGTACAAGCCGTGGCAATCTGTTTGACCCATTCCTCACTGGCAGTTAGTTAACCTGAAACCACTTAATGAGGTACACTTAAAATGCCACAGCAGAGGGCCTTCACAGACTGTAGAGCACCTCTAATCCTTCTCCTTTCTCATTTCTCCTGCAGGCATGGTACGAGCCCCAGCAACCCCAAAGGTGATTACTGGATTCGTCTGCATGCAGTGGAGGCCATGAGGAGCCTGTCTTATGACCAGGGTATTCTATGGCTGGTGAGCCAGAATGGCCACGTCAGGCGCTGTACTAAAGGAAGCTTAAGTTTTAGCTTTCCGGGATCCCTCAGTGGAAGAGGAGTCTAAGAGTACTGAAAGGCGCAGATACTCATCCACCCAAATCAATCGAAGCTCACTAATTCAACTCTCATCAGGTTTCTACAGTTCTTAGTGGAAACTGGCAACCTCTCTCTTGCTGTAAAACTAAACCCAGGGCAACTGTGTTAAAACAACTGCTActttttataagtcgccctggacaaggacatctgctaataaataaataataataataataataatacactgcaAAATATACAGTAATTTCTTCTACTGAccctaaagaaaaacaaattacattacgTGTTCGGAAAAATGTTAGATTAATTTGATTCCTAGGACCACTATAACCCACTGCAGTGACCGCCTGTTTTTCACCCTTGCTTCTTCTTCCTTATATATTTTGCATCACTGTCATTTCTACTTCTCATAAATGGGTACTGACATGTCCATGCTTCCCTTCACATATCATTTAATCCTTCCTGAGCTTCTTTTGGCTGTGTtattctaaataaatacatttaaaatatgttcatAAAGTGTGTTTCTTCAGAAATTGTGTGCAGTTTCAGGGGAGTATTATAATTGGAAGTTCTTGTTTGCTTCACACCCGAAAAAAGTGTGAAATCCTGCTTTTTAAATCTTCTgattcaaaatatataatatatatatatataatataaacctTCTGGTGACCATACTGCAATCAGAACCATTTTTTAGgacaacaaacataaaaacaaaccactGACAAAGTACATTAAGCGCAATTTATGATTTGAGAATGACAAACTTACGAAGGTTGAACATTGAAACAGTCAGATCCTAGACTCCCAGATGACACAAtcacaaatataaaaacactCTATGATGACAGATGGTGCCTCTCTCTAGTAACTCTTCATCATCCTACCTATGCATCGCCATTCAGCCCCATCACCATGAGGCTATTCCAAACATTAGCTGTTCTTCTTGTGAAATAAATAGTTTCCTTTGATCAGATCAGATCAAACCCAGTTCCCCTTTTCATTAGTGTCCCTGTCTACTGAAAGAAGCTGCTGCCAAAAGAAGCACTGATGACATTTAATGGTAAGTACTTTAATCAAGTCTCCAGCATGCCTAAGCCTCAATAGATTGATAGTGTTGCCTCTTTCTATAGCCATCACCCATTCCATTGTGGAATAAGTCCAATTTCCCTTTTTATAGAACATTGTGACCAGAACTCAATGTAatgtttgaaaaacaaacaaagaagaacaaaaaaaatattttgccagATATCATTTCTTATTCATGTCTTGGTTTTAGATTAATCTGACATGAATTGGTGTCAGGCAGTGGGCTGGCCCAGACAGACACCCTCTGTACTGTTGAGACTATTCCCAGTAAAGACAAGACACTGCTGATCAAAATCTGTCCGGTTCTTAAATGTCCAAAGATACAGAGATTAATAACAAGAAGTTACAGCCGTgtttaaaacattaacaaacaaaGCTTTGCAGATCTGAGATTCTGAGATACATTACTATATTTTGGTCAGCGTATTAAAAATACTTGAGAGTCTAAAGAAATAAAGATATTTTCGATATGATAAAATAACGTACTCCAGTCACCTCTTCCACGtgagacaaaaaataaacaattgcatCTGTGTAAGATTTTACCCTGAGTGATGGGGATGTCTTTTGACGGGTGTCGTAGAATGTGGAATGTCATTCAATTTcggtgaatgtatttatttattttttaaatatgatcaGGACTGCAGTGCAATTGCACAAAGCTAGTTTGCAAAGATGATGAGGAACAGATACTTTGCATTTCTGGTGCTTAGAGCTGTATACGCGCAGCCCTCAGCTGCTCTTTGCATTATCCAAAGGTAGTGCTgctggaaaggaaaaaaagaaaagaaaagaaaggcctataaatgtattaatttgtcttttccggttatgtttttttaagaaacaaaagcaaaagaaTATTGCTcagcatctatttatttttgagacGGTCAGCGAGACAAACAATCAAAGCCAAATCAGCAGAGAGGAAATAAGTCATACAAAACAAGTTCCCAAACAGTTACGGAATAAGTTAGAGATATGCAAAGATATTATGATATGCCAGTATCGATTCCAATCAAGGTTACTAAAGGATAAATGATGATCATATAGAACTCACTGAAACGAAGCACGCAGCTAAAGATTTACTGGGTGCTGTTCTTCATTCCTTAAAATTCAAATCAGTGTGCCTTAAATCActctttttaataataaatgagTATTCAATTGCATTCCACTTCTCTTAACTGGAAATTATTGGTTACATTCTTTCTGATTTACATCACCGTTATCTGCCATCAGTTTGgctcatttgtgttttttctttcttttcggAAAATGATACAATGCCTTTGCTCCTCGCTTAAACACAATTACCCGGCAGTCTCAGGCACACTTGTATGGAAGCATTTTTAAAACCACAGACAGCAGTGCCATCTAGTAGTTGCAGTTGGAAGGGATTCAATATGGCAACCAGGCAGATTTGTCGAAAAGATTATTCATGATTTGGGTTGAATTCTTGTAACAAATCGCTGTGAAAATTAAATTGTTGGAGGGATAGTTACAAATGTTTTCCCCTGGCAGTTAATTTTATTCCccttacaaacaaataaacacttggTTTACTTACACATTTTTACCACTGTTAATGTACACTATGCAGATATGGTATGTTCCAGATTTAAAGATCAATAAGACtaagtaacaataataatcaatacaaaaaaacaaaataaaattaaaatatcaattcAAAATATTTCTCTGCAGTTTTAAtgcatctaaaaataaaataaataaataaaaacagaaaataggACATGCCTTTGAATTATATGCTTAAAAATCATAACAGATCCCATAAGCATGGTTTCCCCTCtcagaaaacacaaaatcaaaagGAATTTGGAAGAGAGCACAGTTGTACTGAGCCAAGGCTCCATCTACAAGacacattataaaatgtacatacatgtaatgttttatggTGAAAGCACTAATCACTAATACATTTAGGAATACATAACTTAAATACAAGAACAGGCATTGCATTTGGGACATTTGCCTTTAGTTTAGCAcctttaaattaatgaaaaacatgtttttaaataaaacattagtatATCACACAAAAGCTTAAAACATTGATACCCGagcatttgtatgtatataaataggaaACTCTGAGGTGCTGTTTTTAAATTTTGCCAACAATATGTGTGGCATCCAGGATCCTGCTCAGGAGCAAGTGTAGTTCACTGGTGTGATTATAACGAGACTTCTGGATGAATCAGATAAGACTCAGACTTTGGAAGAGTAAccagatttcaaaataaaataataaatattcagCAGATATCGAGTCACTCCTctgcttttttgtctttttcttgcAATGAGCTTCCTCCTTTTCAGGAAACACAAAATCAAGAAAATGAGAACTAGGAGGCAATTAAGTTCATAATTAACAGATTCTCTCCATAACCTAGCATGGCCTAAACTGTACTTTTATTTCAGCATACGGCGATGTTTGCAGAAGTTCAGCACTT includes these proteins:
- the LOC136747279 gene encoding fish-egg lectin; the protein is MRIFIVLQVLLMSSSVGCHPTDKEVFLCRVLEQRLMQIDAGAGKVYGLQFNNKILKYNGRCWSSVEGRLKHITVGPGGVWGVDATNRIYQLVNKKWVTVKGHLQQIDAGGTDFVTGANVCSNVFCMNTKRGSTKQKMHKLPWTKIPGKMKYYSCGPHSCWGVNKDSNVFIRTGVSENNCGGSGDLFTVSGEMMKVEVGTDGTVFGLSTTGTVYQRHGTSPSNPKGDYWIRLHAVEAMRSLSYDQGILWLVSQNGHVRRCTKGSLSFSFPGSLSGRGV